The following nucleotide sequence is from Megalops cyprinoides isolate fMegCyp1 chromosome 6, fMegCyp1.pri, whole genome shotgun sequence.
ACTGTGCTTGGCTGAGCAGATCTATGGAGTAAACCTGCCGTTTCCCTGTCACTTCTCTGGCTCTCCTCTCCTAAGTACTGAGTCCTGTTGAACAATACGGAACAACATTGTTAAAGCATGCAGTGTCTTCATAAAGAGCTATAACAGGGGATCAAAAGGCAGCAGCAAGCCTTCAAATCTGCCGCCACGTTGCAGCGCTAGATTTGGGACAGTGCGTTCCACAGCTGGTATGTTGGTGCTTGGTCCGATTTTAAGagcttttttctccctttgagTGGACAATTCAGAGCAGGTTTAGAACGAAAGTGAAGGTTTGCTGCTGGATCCCCCAAAATTCATAACTTAACTCAAGTAAAAAAAGAGATCTAATTCAAGTAGGGTACAAAATTACTGACTCTTTGTATCGATAGCCCTTGCCACTAGTCTCGGAAAAATCCAATTGTCTACAAGGTTGTAACCAAGCCTCGTTCGGTGCTAAGCAGACTAACATGGCGGAAATGGCGACAAGACTAGCGAGCCATGGCGCAAGACGCTGTGCTGCTTACCTCTTTTCTGCCTAGAATCTGCGACCCCCCGAACCACTGCCGTAACCTCCACTGCTAGAGCCTCCACCATAGCCGCCTGCAAAAACCCCCCAGCGCTATCATCAATGTTGTGTACATACTTATTGCTAGCTTAGCACTCCATTATCTGGTccagcaaacaaaacctgctTCCACTTTTGCTAGAAAGGTTCCAGAAAGCATGCAGTACATCTTACCGCCATATGGACCACTGCTGTTTCGTCCACCTCCGAAGCTGCCCCCTTTCATGGGGCCATAGCTGGAGGAGGACTGGCTGTTGTAGTTGCCAAAGTCATTATAGTTACCTCCACCAAAGTTTCCTGCAAAGACAATAGAAGTTTTCAGCCTTGAGATTCCTCACTTCAGCCTCACAACATTTGGCAAAATTTGCCAAACTACATTTTGGAGCATTCACATCATGAGCTAAAACTCACCTCCACCAAAGTTGCCACCACCTCCATTGTAATTATCATATCCTCCATTGCCCCCGTATCCGCCACCCTGGTTGCCATATCCCTGCCCTCCTCCGTATCCACGGTTACCACCGTAACCAGGACCTCCGCCGTAGCCACCTGAGCGATGCAGAGACTGAGTCTGGAACGCTGATGAACTACCGAAATCACCCATCTCTTTCTGACCAGCCAGAAGGTTACTGAACCAACAGGACACAGCTGACACTGAACATGCTTATCATTCACAATTCACTGTTtgtgtcaaaaatgtcaaagctGAAGTGCCCAGAGAGGGGTCAAAGTGCTCACCATCTCCAAAGCCGTTGTAACCATCTCCACCACCATAGCcaccacctcctcttcctcctccaaaTCCACCTGACAggaatgattattttaatgtctCACTCCAATCTGCTACTGGAAACCACGCTCTTACAAGGACAGCGAATGAGACAATGAGGCAAACTGTGCCGGATCATACTTACCCCCGTATCCACCACCTCTGCCAAAGTTCCCAGCTCCACCAGCACCACGCCCTAAAAATAGCATACTCTAGTATAAACTCTTAATGAAAATAGCAATTCAAACCTTCCATGGACATAAGACTATGCCTCTTTTGGACAACACAGAAGCGTATAGAAGCTGACATCATTGGACAAATAGTCACTTCAACACACCTACAGGTGTCCTGAtaatgtgcttgtttttagTAGCTTCCTTACCCCTCATGTTCATTCCTGCACTGGTCATCTCCTGCTTGGAGAGCGCTTTCCTCACTTCACAGTTATGGCCATTCACTGTGTGGTACTTCTGGACTTCAGGGAAAAACAGGGGTCAGATATTGGTaaagcatgaaaacaaacaggtccggggggggggggggggggggtgcgtttCACATAAAAGTCCAGTTCTGCTTTCGCTGACAGCTTTGAAGCATATCCAACAATCATGTAATCAccaatattataatatatactaGATATATTTAAGTACTGATAGGCTGACGGTACGCTCCGTTTGCATCATAAAGCCTTCATCTTCTACACCAACTTACTGACAATCCTGTCCACAGAATCATGGTCATCAAATGTTACAAAGGCAAAGCCCCTCTTCTTGCCACTGGCTCTGTCGGTCATGATCTCAATGACTTCTATCTTGCCAAATTGATCGAAGTAATCTCGCAGATGGTGCTCTTCTGTGTCTTCCTTGATGCCGCCGACAAAGATCTTTTTCACAGTCATGTGAGCACCTGGCCTGCAGGAGTCCTACGAggtaaattattattacttataaaCCCAGGGTTTAAGAGATATCAAATATGGTGCCATGTAAAATGGTGGTGGTTGTTCACCTCTCTGGAAACGGCCCTCTTCGGCTCAACCACCCGGCCGTCCACCTTGTGAGGGCGAGCCTCCATGGCGGCATCCACCTCACTCACTGAAGAATATGTGACAAACCCGAACCCCCTCGACCTCTTCGTGTTGGGATCCCTCATCACCTGCAAGAATGTGGATATGCAAGCGAACGCTAAGCAAGAGCCTGTAAGGAAAAGCAAGGCGCAATTCCTATCTTCGTGGAAtaacttctttatttacaggaacggcagttgtcagaaatatgtGAAACTGCATTCTGGGTCAAACTGAACCCCAAGcactcagtgaaagcattctttatactgatacagaacTTTGATCACGATCGACAATAATTGGCGTACaagtggtgaaatacaggaggtctggcaattagattatcttccctagcaagaacagttctcaatcacctatcaccggtttctttagaagtatcAATTGCCACAATGGCTAGCTGTGGCCAAAGTGACAACTGAAGTCTGTGATcagaactgtggttaaaataaagccatctagacaaatgaatacaggtatttgcatACCATAATTGAGAGGATCTGTGttatcttatgctgcactgagtgagctggtttagggatctggaccaaaatcttacaagCCGAAGCATTtgtgcccccccgccccccaaacaACTCACCACACAGTCCGTAAGGGTGCCCCACTGCTCGAAGTGCGCTCGCAAACTCTCATCCGTGGTCTCGAAGCTCAGGCCTCCGATGAACAGCTTGCGGAGCTGCTCTGGTTCACGGGGTGCCTGGATAAAAGACCCATTTCAGTTAACGTTGCCTCAGTTCAAGTCGTATAAACTCATGGATCCAGCAATTAAGCACGGGATTAAGagattaataattcattaataaatgcTAACAGGCAGTCGTTTCATTTTGTGCGTACTGAATAAGATCAAAGAGAAGCTTTTCAAATACGGACGCCAAATCGACGCGGGACGTGGGAATTGATCGGATATAGCCGGGGGCGGAGAACCGTAGCCACCTAGCTCGCAAGCCCTCAAAAGGACGCCATATTTAAACGATGTTTAGGGAGACAAAGGAAACTGCAACGTGCAGATATTGCAAATATTGCCTAGGCCTAACAAAACAAGAGTGGAGAAACCCGAAACGgtttcatttaacatgcatgttCGAGAATTTAACGAAATACATACtgattgcacatttttttcaaagatgtgGCCTGTGGATAAGGTTGCGAAATGGCGGCCCTAGACAACCGATCACGCTGTGCTAACCATTAAGCTAGCAAAAGTCTGTGTAGGTTTATGTGGATATTTCAAGCGATATGTCTATGTATAATCAAATTAACAGTACATAAACATCCCATCTTTATGTCAGTAATGCCATACAAACATTGTACCTAGTCTGATAAGGTCGAGCAGGCAGCTTACTTATAGCTGAGAAACCGATAAATGCATCATCTCAAAGTGCTACATCTCAGTTATTACTGTATTAATAGTATTTACGTAAAATATGTCCAACACACCTAACACTGTGCTTACCTCCTTAGACATGCTGACTGTTTTCTAGTTCGACGTCAGAAGAATCCAAGGTCGCGCGCCTGGAATGAATTCTCTAGAAACACTAACCTACACTGTGGAGAACCGGCCCGCCCATTCCGCTTATCTATTGGTTACCAGTTCCCGCTAGGCAGTTATATTACAAATTTATTGGACGAAGTGTTGTCTGTTAAAACTGCTGGCTTTTCGAAACCATGTTTGTGTTCCCGTGCGCCTTGGCCTCTTTCTGAACGCCGTATGGAATAGATTTTAGAAGAAAATTGAGTGTAAATGAATACCACAGTCAGAATAGATTACGCCATTGGTTAAAAAACTCATACCAATGTCAATATTTATCTTAGGTTAGGACTATTCTTTGTTTAATGACACGTTAATTGTGATTAGACTATATTCCAACGATTATAATCATGAGTTGCAATTTTTAGTGCCTTATAGGATTTCAAGATCACTTTACAGCGAGACTACTCCACAGAGGAGCAGCGACCACAAAGTAACCATTTTGCACCAAAACGCTCGAGGGGCATTAAACTTAGGTAGAAAGGCAGTAAGTTGTCGCACAGTTTGCAGAACAGTGGCTGCACT
It contains:
- the LOC118778759 gene encoding heterogeneous nuclear ribonucleoprotein A1-like, whose protein sequence is MSKEAPREPEQLRKLFIGGLSFETTDESLRAHFEQWGTLTDCVVMRDPNTKRSRGFGFVTYSSVSEVDAAMEARPHKVDGRVVEPKRAVSREDSCRPGAHMTVKKIFVGGIKEDTEEHHLRDYFDQFGKIEVIEIMTDRASGKKRGFAFVTFDDHDSVDRIVIQKYHTVNGHNCEVRKALSKQEMTSAGMNMRGRGAGGAGNFGRGGGYGGGFGGGRGGGGYGGGDGYNGFGDGGYGGGPGYGGNRGYGGGQGYGNQGGGYGGNGGYDNYNGGGGNFGGGNFGGGNYNDFGNYNSQSSSSYGPMKGGSFGGGRNSSGPYGGGYGGGSSSGGYGSGSGGRRF